The proteins below come from a single Panicum hallii strain FIL2 chromosome 7, PHallii_v3.1, whole genome shotgun sequence genomic window:
- the LOC112900350 gene encoding uncharacterized protein LOC112900350 isoform X2: MDIPSVKRVWIGITVVICSSPWPNSRLRIIHYLAVTIVAAAVGDLASREASPASAEGEAVRPLLRRPVKLKLAPDPQLPPMVRSSRVRKRKALKMSLSSSSTLMKQ; the protein is encoded by the exons ATGGATATACCATCTGTCAAGAGGGTATGGATAGGTATTACTGTAGTTATCTGTTCCTCCCCGTGGCCAAACTCCAGGCTGCGAATAATCCACTATCTGGCCGTCACCattgtcgccgccgccgtgggcgACCTCGCGAGTCGCGAGGCTTCTCCTGCCTCTGCCGAGGGTGAAGCCGTGAGGCCACTTCTTAGGAGACCTGTGAAGCTGAAGCTGGCGCCCGATCCCCAATTGCCGCCG ATGGTGCGCAGTTCAAGGGTCCGCAagcgcaaggctttgaagatgtccctgagcagcagcagtactttgatgaag
- the LOC112900350 gene encoding uncharacterized protein LOC112900350 isoform X1, translated as MDIPSVKRVWIGITVVICSSPWPNSRLRIIHYLAVTIVAAAVGDLASREASPASAEGEAVRPLLRRPVKLKLAPDPQLPPMVRSSRVRKRKALKMSLSSSSTLMKASGS; from the exons ATGGATATACCATCTGTCAAGAGGGTATGGATAGGTATTACTGTAGTTATCTGTTCCTCCCCGTGGCCAAACTCCAGGCTGCGAATAATCCACTATCTGGCCGTCACCattgtcgccgccgccgtgggcgACCTCGCGAGTCGCGAGGCTTCTCCTGCCTCTGCCGAGGGTGAAGCCGTGAGGCCACTTCTTAGGAGACCTGTGAAGCTGAAGCTGGCGCCCGATCCCCAATTGCCGCCG ATGGTGCGCAGTTCAAGGGTCCGCAagcgcaaggctttgaagatgtccctgagcagcagcagtactttgatgaaggcaagtggttcttga